The following proteins are co-located in the Rippkaea orientalis PCC 8801 genome:
- the ruvX gene encoding Holliday junction resolvase RuvX, with protein sequence MERISALGLDIGKKRIGVAGCDGTGLIATGLTTIERTSFQSDVEQLHQWVKEREAQILVVGLPYSMDGSLGFQAKQVQKFTRRISHVLQLPVEYVDERLTSVEAEAQLKSQKRFSTWDKGAIDRQAATIILQQWLDSRR encoded by the coding sequence ATGGAGCGAATTTCAGCCCTAGGGTTAGACATTGGAAAAAAGCGCATTGGAGTAGCCGGGTGCGACGGGACAGGCTTGATTGCTACGGGGTTAACCACGATTGAGCGTACCTCATTTCAGTCGGATGTGGAACAATTACACCAATGGGTTAAGGAACGAGAAGCCCAAATTTTAGTCGTCGGACTTCCCTATTCCATGGATGGTTCATTGGGATTTCAAGCCAAACAAGTCCAAAAGTTTACCCGACGTATTTCTCACGTTTTACAATTACCCGTGGAATATGTGGATGAACGCTTAACATCGGTTGAAGCGGAAGCTCAATTAAAGTCTCAAAAACGCTTTTCGACTTGGGATAAAGGGGCAATTGATCGTCAGGCTGCCACGATTATTTTACAACAATGGTTAGATTCCCGCCGCTAG